From a region of the Corallococcus coralloides DSM 2259 genome:
- a CDS encoding transglycosylase SLT domain-containing protein: MDYKIKSGDTLSALAKRFNTDVDSLVKANPNITNKDLIYADATLNIPGSKDDFQAQGVSKGPDLTGGAQQTQGAQAVGDVPPGQVGDWIKQAMDILKANGVPADKMNPQDIAKIIQHESSGNPNAINLWDSNAKKGTPSIGLMQTIQPTFDAYKLPGHDNIRNPVDNIIAGVRYSIERYGSVSNVPGIKGLNSGSGYVGY, encoded by the coding sequence ATGGACTACAAGATCAAGTCTGGCGACACGCTGAGCGCGCTGGCCAAGCGCTTCAACACGGATGTGGATTCGCTGGTGAAGGCGAACCCGAACATCACGAACAAGGACCTCATCTACGCGGATGCGACGCTCAACATCCCGGGCAGCAAGGATGACTTCCAGGCGCAGGGTGTCTCCAAGGGGCCGGACCTGACGGGCGGCGCGCAGCAGACGCAGGGTGCGCAGGCGGTGGGTGACGTGCCCCCGGGCCAGGTGGGCGACTGGATCAAGCAGGCCATGGACATCCTCAAGGCCAACGGCGTCCCGGCGGACAAGATGAACCCCCAGGACATCGCGAAGATCATCCAGCACGAGTCCAGCGGGAACCCGAACGCCATCAACCTCTGGGACTCCAACGCCAAGAAGGGCACGCCCTCCATCGGCCTGATGCAGACCATCCAGCCGACGTTCGATGCGTACAAGCTCCCCGGCCACGACAACATCCGCAACCCGGTGGACAACATCATCGCCGGCGTCCGCTACTCCATCGAGCGCTACGGCTCCGTGTCCAACGTCCCCGGCATCAAGGGTTTGAACAGCGGCAGCGGCTACGTCGGCTACTGA
- a CDS encoding DUF2381 family protein, which translates to MLLFLLPFLAAADGGMSDDAATPLPEQVCADIGLSAMLAEMILDQRGVQMLELRGPETGSSGAEFHFMSFRSARRVAVQLKFFGRTPLPGKAAKASLHGPNHQTLRVVGVVEVAPDAEDGTVRIIVEAEAQAHEARGVYTLELQDAEGTKLLVLPGVRFPSI; encoded by the coding sequence GTGCTCCTGTTCCTGCTTCCGTTCCTGGCAGCCGCGGATGGAGGGATGTCCGACGACGCAGCCACTCCGCTTCCCGAACAGGTCTGTGCTGACATAGGCCTGTCGGCAATGCTCGCCGAGATGATCCTGGATCAAAGGGGAGTCCAGATGTTGGAACTGAGGGGGCCCGAAACGGGTTCCTCGGGCGCGGAGTTCCATTTCATGAGCTTCCGGTCCGCGCGCCGGGTCGCGGTGCAATTGAAGTTCTTCGGGCGGACGCCGCTGCCTGGCAAGGCCGCCAAGGCGAGCCTCCACGGTCCGAATCATCAAACCCTGAGGGTCGTGGGAGTGGTGGAGGTGGCTCCCGATGCCGAAGACGGAACCGTCCGGATCATCGTGGAAGCCGAAGCGCAGGCCCATGAGGCTCGCGGTGTCTACACGCTGGAACTCCAGGACGCGGAGGGCACGAAGCTGCTCGTCCTGCCGGGAGTGCGGTTTCCTTCCATCTGA
- a CDS encoding LysR family transcriptional regulator gives MRDDLSGLMAFLAVARRRSFTAAASELGVTPSAVSQSLRALEVRVGVRLLQRTTRSVGLTEAGSRFLSRLEPAMHGVQDAFESLGELRDRPTGLLRLTLPRYGYQEVLGPRLAEFLTAHPDIRVDIHLEDALVDIVQQGFDAGFRVGELVDREMIAIPVSGDIVMHVVGSPAYFANRGKPKHPRDLRDHDCINYRSRTTGGLLRWGLSDGGKRIEAAVEGRVVFDDAELVLDAAVAGLGLAYVPESRVRKLLAEKQLVRVLEPYSATLPGFFLYYPSRAQVAPKLKALIDFFKLKRRR, from the coding sequence ATGCGCGACGACCTCTCCGGCCTGATGGCGTTCCTCGCGGTGGCTCGCAGACGCAGCTTCACCGCCGCCGCGTCGGAGCTCGGGGTCACCCCTTCTGCGGTGAGCCAGAGCCTCCGGGCCCTGGAAGTGCGCGTGGGCGTGCGGCTCCTCCAGCGCACCACCCGCAGCGTGGGACTCACCGAGGCCGGCTCGCGCTTCCTGTCGCGGCTCGAACCCGCGATGCACGGCGTGCAGGACGCCTTCGAATCCCTGGGCGAGCTTCGCGACCGGCCCACGGGGCTCCTGCGCCTGACCCTGCCCCGCTACGGCTACCAGGAGGTGCTCGGTCCCCGCCTGGCGGAGTTCCTCACCGCCCATCCCGACATCCGCGTGGACATCCACCTGGAAGACGCGCTCGTCGACATCGTCCAGCAGGGCTTCGACGCGGGCTTCCGCGTCGGTGAGCTCGTGGACCGGGAGATGATCGCCATCCCCGTGAGCGGCGACATCGTCATGCACGTGGTGGGCTCGCCCGCGTACTTCGCCAACCGCGGCAAGCCGAAGCACCCTCGCGACCTGCGCGACCACGACTGCATCAACTACCGCAGCCGGACCACCGGCGGGCTCCTCCGCTGGGGGCTGAGCGACGGCGGAAAGCGCATCGAGGCCGCCGTCGAGGGCCGCGTGGTGTTCGATGACGCGGAGCTGGTGCTCGACGCCGCCGTCGCCGGGCTCGGGCTCGCCTATGTCCCGGAGAGTCGCGTCCGGAAGCTGCTCGCGGAGAAGCAGCTCGTGCGCGTGCTCGAACCGTACTCCGCCACCCTCCCCGGCTTCTTCCTCTACTACCCGAGCCGCGCCCAGGTGGCGCCCAAGCTCAAGGCGCTCATCGACTTCTTCAAGCTGAAGCGGCGGCGCTGA
- a CDS encoding serine/threonine protein kinase produces the protein MRPCGSMGQEGSQVFPGALQPGAVVGRWRVQGTLGVGGYGAVYRVEPLDAPGRSFALKLSLHPDPARALREMALLLDRAWHPNVVRVHATGRWPDPVEGLPYFVMDCVEGMALHLWTETVNPTFRQVAMVGGSVAMTLGVLHARGVLHRDLKPEHILIRAREQVPVLIDFGAGDQTGAATLTTTTLPPGTLHLRSPEAIRFQQRHWRQPELRYPYREADDLYALGVCLYRAVTGHYPFPPGQEPELLAVAITERLPPSPRDINPQVPEPLSRAILRLLEKEPEQRPRTGEAAHSDLMRGLLSGGAAAFEAHLFDEIPGTPNQIRRPAWPAQPYLTPAPRPRPVPEPVAPRRLPAWGWVGMVLCLGLLLAGPGTWKVLLWGWTRHTTPEVPESVSAPVGHKLASPPDRPHSVPVAAPVVAQKEEHVPVTTKPPAPPSPKPSRALKAATLASCMAGMACASAPLVDRPTPPAEDCPADAWAAMQALKVGSIQWSARFDPNTRSEFVTVREGRAAVYTYGGEGRVRHGSMLTGTLYVGSKRVYGRFTQLRQNKTGETFPVCIELWFLSDRTRGVPRSEGGDENTAVVPNVMSVRGVIRYDE, from the coding sequence ATGCGACCCTGCGGGTCCATGGGTCAGGAAGGGTCACAGGTGTTCCCGGGGGCGCTCCAGCCTGGCGCGGTGGTGGGGCGCTGGCGGGTGCAGGGGACGCTGGGGGTGGGCGGGTACGGCGCGGTGTACCGGGTGGAGCCGCTGGACGCGCCGGGGCGGAGCTTCGCGCTCAAGCTGTCGCTGCATCCGGACCCGGCCCGGGCGCTGCGGGAGATGGCGCTGCTGTTGGACCGGGCGTGGCATCCGAACGTGGTGCGGGTGCATGCCACGGGGCGGTGGCCGGATCCGGTGGAGGGGCTGCCGTACTTCGTCATGGACTGCGTGGAGGGGATGGCGCTCCACCTCTGGACGGAGACCGTCAATCCCACGTTCCGGCAGGTGGCGATGGTAGGCGGCTCGGTGGCGATGACGCTGGGGGTGCTGCATGCGCGAGGCGTGCTGCACCGCGACCTGAAGCCGGAGCACATCCTGATCCGCGCGAGGGAGCAGGTGCCGGTGCTCATCGACTTCGGGGCGGGGGACCAGACGGGGGCCGCGACGCTCACGACCACCACCCTGCCCCCGGGGACGCTGCACCTGCGCAGTCCGGAGGCCATCCGGTTCCAGCAGCGCCACTGGAGGCAGCCGGAGCTGCGCTATCCCTACCGGGAGGCGGATGACCTGTATGCCCTGGGCGTGTGCCTGTACCGGGCTGTCACGGGGCACTACCCGTTCCCGCCGGGGCAGGAGCCGGAGCTGCTGGCGGTGGCCATCACGGAGCGGCTGCCGCCGTCTCCCCGGGACATCAACCCCCAGGTGCCGGAGCCCCTGTCGAGGGCCATCCTGCGGCTCCTGGAGAAGGAGCCGGAGCAGCGGCCGCGCACGGGGGAGGCGGCGCACTCGGACCTGATGCGGGGGCTGCTATCGGGGGGAGCGGCGGCGTTCGAGGCGCACCTCTTCGATGAGATTCCGGGCACGCCGAACCAGATCCGCCGCCCGGCGTGGCCCGCGCAGCCGTACCTGACGCCCGCGCCAAGACCCCGGCCTGTTCCCGAACCGGTGGCCCCGCGCCGGCTCCCGGCGTGGGGGTGGGTGGGCATGGTGCTGTGCCTGGGATTGCTGCTGGCGGGACCCGGGACCTGGAAGGTCCTGCTTTGGGGCTGGACTCGACATACAACCCCAGAGGTCCCAGAGAGTGTTTCCGCCCCTGTTGGTCATAAACTGGCGAGCCCACCGGACCGCCCGCACAGTGTTCCCGTCGCCGCCCCCGTGGTGGCGCAGAAAGAGGAACACGTTCCCGTGACGACCAAGCCCCCTGCCCCGCCGTCTCCGAAGCCCTCCCGTGCGCTCAAGGCCGCGACGCTCGCGTCCTGCATGGCGGGCATGGCCTGCGCCAGCGCGCCCCTGGTGGACCGGCCCACGCCACCCGCCGAGGACTGTCCGGCGGATGCGTGGGCTGCCATGCAAGCGCTCAAGGTTGGCAGCATCCAGTGGTCCGCCAGATTCGACCCCAATACGCGCTCCGAATTCGTCACCGTTCGAGAGGGGCGTGCCGCTGTGTATACGTACGGCGGCGAGGGACGCGTGAGGCACGGTTCCATGCTGACGGGTACGCTCTACGTCGGCTCCAAACGCGTCTACGGCCGTTTCACCCAACTGCGCCAGAACAAGACAGGTGAAACATTTCCTGTCTGTATCGAACTCTGGTTCCTGTCAGACCGCACGCGGGGCGTTCCCCGGAGCGAGGGGGGAGACGAGAACACCGCCGTCGTTCCCAACGTGATGTCCGTGCGGGGAGTGATTCGGTACGACGAATAG
- a CDS encoding HAD-IG family 5'-nucleotidase has product MAPHFSGPPPERGLFCNRTLNMRAIKAVGYDMDYTLIHYRVEAWERRAYEYIRDRLVEQGWPVADLTFDPMLAIRGLIIDTAKGNLLKANRFGFVKKALHGSRPMDFESQREAYTRTVIDLADRRWVFLNTLFSLSEACIYAQLVDRLDAGQLPGPMGYADLYEHVRKNLDATHMQGRLKAEIIADPEYYVIDDPETPLALLDQKNAGKKLLLITNSEWAYTEPMMHFAFDRHLPDGMTWRQLFDVVIVSARKPEFFTTRSTLFEIVEANGEALLRPHSGPLDRSKPYFGGSALELERHLGLSGDEILYVGDHMFGDVHVSKNVLRWRTALILRELEDEVRAIAAFRATEVRIGERMLKKERLEAESCQVRLELQRRRHHYGPRSDGPEGELVTRLTELRAELEALDAELGPMARAAGELSNPHWGLLTRAGNDKSHLARQVERYADIYTSRVSNFLFATPFVYLRSPRGSLPHDPSIPGGTPVFTTGDGAGSGPAE; this is encoded by the coding sequence ATGGCTCCTCACTTCTCCGGTCCCCCGCCCGAACGCGGTCTGTTCTGCAACCGCACCCTCAACATGCGCGCCATCAAGGCCGTGGGCTACGACATGGACTACACGCTCATCCACTACCGCGTGGAAGCGTGGGAACGCCGCGCCTACGAATACATTCGCGACCGTCTGGTGGAGCAGGGCTGGCCCGTGGCCGACCTGACCTTCGACCCGATGCTCGCCATCCGCGGCCTCATCATCGACACCGCCAAGGGCAACCTCCTCAAGGCCAACCGCTTCGGCTTCGTGAAGAAGGCCCTGCACGGCAGCCGCCCCATGGACTTCGAGTCCCAGCGCGAGGCCTATACCCGCACCGTCATCGACCTGGCGGACCGGCGCTGGGTGTTCCTCAACACCCTGTTCTCCCTCTCCGAGGCCTGCATCTACGCGCAGCTCGTGGACCGCCTGGACGCCGGCCAGCTCCCGGGCCCCATGGGCTACGCGGACCTCTACGAGCACGTGCGCAAGAACCTGGACGCCACGCACATGCAGGGGCGCCTCAAGGCCGAAATCATCGCGGACCCCGAGTACTACGTCATCGACGATCCGGAGACGCCGCTCGCGCTGCTGGACCAGAAGAACGCCGGCAAGAAGCTGCTGCTCATCACCAACAGCGAGTGGGCCTACACCGAGCCCATGATGCACTTCGCCTTCGACCGGCACCTGCCCGACGGCATGACCTGGCGCCAGCTCTTCGACGTGGTCATCGTCAGCGCGCGCAAGCCCGAGTTCTTCACCACGCGCTCCACCCTCTTCGAGATCGTGGAGGCGAATGGTGAAGCGCTGCTGCGGCCGCACTCCGGGCCGCTCGACAGGTCCAAGCCCTACTTCGGCGGCAGCGCGCTGGAGCTGGAGCGGCACCTGGGCCTGTCCGGCGACGAAATCCTCTACGTGGGAGACCACATGTTCGGCGACGTGCACGTGAGCAAGAACGTGCTGCGCTGGCGCACCGCGCTCATCCTGCGCGAGTTGGAGGACGAGGTGCGCGCCATCGCCGCCTTCCGCGCCACCGAGGTGCGCATTGGCGAGCGCATGCTCAAGAAGGAGCGCCTGGAGGCGGAGAGCTGCCAGGTGCGCCTGGAGCTCCAGCGGCGGCGGCACCATTACGGCCCCCGCTCGGACGGCCCGGAGGGCGAGCTGGTGACGCGGCTCACGGAGCTGCGCGCGGAGCTGGAGGCGCTGGACGCGGAGCTGGGCCCCATGGCCCGCGCGGCCGGTGAGCTGTCCAACCCGCACTGGGGCCTGCTCACCCGCGCCGGCAACGACAAGAGCCACCTGGCGCGGCAGGTGGAGCGCTACGCGGACATCTACACGTCGCGCGTGAGCAACTTCCTCTTCGCCACGCCGTTCGTCTACCTGCGCAGCCCGCGCGGCAGCCTCCCGCACGACCCCAGCATCCCCGGCGGGACCCCGGTGTTCACCACCGGGGACGGCGCGGGCAGCGGCCCCGCGGAGTAG
- a CDS encoding DUF5131 family protein: MADNSKIEWTDATWNPVRGCVKLSPGCKHCYAETFAERFRGVPGHPYEQGFDLKLIPGKLAEPLRWKASKRVFVNSMSDLFLDEVPEDYIETVARVMALAEWHTFQVLTKRAERMQRLLSTRLAFAARLPNVWWGVSVEDRKYGLPRVKHLQAAPARVRFLSIEPLLEDLGPVDFTGIDGVIVGGESGAKARPLDPEWVRSVREQCDAAGVAFFFKQWGGKRKAAAGRVLDGRTYDALPRSTVAPFPEDARRLRLLEDAEALAAPWLTPPGVLSAAASA, encoded by the coding sequence ATGGCTGACAACTCCAAGATTGAGTGGACGGATGCGACGTGGAACCCGGTGCGCGGCTGCGTGAAGCTGAGCCCCGGGTGCAAGCACTGCTACGCGGAGACGTTCGCGGAGCGGTTCCGGGGCGTGCCAGGGCATCCCTACGAGCAGGGCTTCGACCTGAAGCTGATTCCCGGGAAGCTCGCCGAGCCGCTGCGCTGGAAGGCGTCCAAGCGCGTGTTCGTGAACTCGATGAGCGACCTGTTCCTGGACGAAGTTCCGGAGGACTACATCGAGACGGTGGCGCGGGTGATGGCGCTGGCGGAGTGGCACACGTTCCAGGTGCTGACGAAGCGCGCGGAGCGGATGCAGCGGCTGCTGTCCACGCGGCTCGCGTTCGCGGCGAGGCTGCCGAACGTCTGGTGGGGCGTGAGCGTGGAGGACCGCAAGTACGGCCTGCCGCGAGTGAAGCACCTGCAAGCGGCGCCCGCGCGGGTGCGCTTCCTGTCCATCGAGCCGCTCCTGGAGGACCTGGGGCCGGTGGACTTCACGGGCATTGACGGCGTGATTGTCGGAGGCGAGAGCGGCGCGAAGGCGAGGCCGCTGGACCCCGAGTGGGTCCGCTCGGTGCGCGAGCAGTGTGACGCGGCGGGCGTGGCCTTCTTCTTCAAGCAGTGGGGTGGCAAGCGCAAGGCGGCGGCCGGGCGCGTGCTGGACGGGCGCACGTACGACGCGCTTCCCCGGAGCACGGTGGCGCCGTTCCCGGAGGATGCCCGGCGCCTGCGGTTGCTGGAGGACGCCGAAGCGCTGGCGGCCCCGTGGCTGACGCCGCCGGGCGTGCTCAGCGCCGCCGCTTCAGCTTGA
- a CDS encoding oxidoreductase → MNAQGKVWFVTGSSSGFGRNIVEEVIARGERVVATARDPRTLEELVARTPDRVLALRLDVTKPEQVQESVMAALKHFGAIDVLVNNAGYTLSGAVEETSDAELRAVFEPLFFGAVAMTRAVLPHMRERRTGILVQVSSLTGLVGYPGAGAYSAAKHALEGISEALAKEVAPFGLKVLLVEPGMFRTNLLGPSYRPMPELPAYAESMGPMRAWVAQSAGTQPGDPVKAAKAIVDAVNAGSPTLRLFLGADAPVAIREKLAQVSDDVNRTEQLALSMGF, encoded by the coding sequence ATGAACGCACAAGGCAAGGTCTGGTTCGTCACGGGGTCGTCGTCGGGGTTTGGCCGCAACATCGTGGAGGAGGTCATCGCCAGGGGGGAGCGCGTGGTCGCGACGGCGCGAGACCCGCGCACGCTGGAGGAACTGGTGGCGAGGACCCCGGACCGTGTGCTCGCGCTCCGGCTGGACGTGACGAAGCCGGAGCAGGTGCAGGAGTCCGTCATGGCGGCGCTGAAGCACTTCGGGGCCATCGACGTGCTGGTGAACAACGCGGGCTACACGTTGTCGGGAGCGGTGGAGGAGACGAGCGACGCGGAGCTGCGAGCGGTATTCGAGCCGCTCTTCTTTGGAGCGGTGGCGATGACGCGAGCGGTGCTGCCGCACATGCGCGAGCGGCGGACGGGCATCCTCGTGCAGGTCTCGAGTCTGACCGGGCTGGTCGGGTACCCGGGCGCGGGGGCGTACAGCGCGGCGAAGCACGCGCTGGAAGGCATCTCCGAAGCGCTGGCGAAGGAGGTGGCGCCGTTTGGCCTGAAGGTGCTCCTCGTGGAGCCGGGCATGTTCCGCACGAATCTGTTGGGCCCGTCGTACCGGCCGATGCCGGAGCTGCCTGCCTACGCGGAGTCGATGGGCCCCATGCGAGCCTGGGTGGCGCAGTCCGCCGGCACGCAACCGGGTGACCCCGTGAAGGCCGCGAAGGCCATCGTGGACGCCGTGAACGCGGGCTCCCCGACGCTGCGGCTGTTCCTGGGGGCGGACGCCCCCGTGGCCATCCGAGAGAAGCTCGCGCAGGTGTCGGACGACGTGAACCGCACGGAGCAGCTCGCACTGTCGATGGGCTTCTGA
- a CDS encoding DUF2267 domain-containing protein produces the protein MAQAHETETEKQERHARRHEAHLRATYAAFIHHLCDLSALPPALAESAAVSVLSALERRLMPNGARNLESQLPRLLVEFLPPPEERPRHPHRFGREELIASVAEDLQMPVDQAELVIRAVLRAFQDQISEGEADKVASNLPADLQALWRLTQ, from the coding sequence ATGGCCCAGGCCCACGAAACCGAAACCGAGAAGCAGGAACGCCACGCGCGGAGGCATGAAGCCCACCTGCGCGCCACCTATGCGGCGTTCATCCACCACCTGTGTGACTTGAGCGCCCTGCCCCCCGCGCTCGCGGAGTCCGCCGCCGTGTCGGTGCTGAGCGCGCTGGAGCGCAGGCTCATGCCCAACGGGGCGCGGAATCTGGAGTCCCAGCTGCCGCGGCTGCTGGTGGAGTTCCTGCCGCCGCCGGAGGAGCGCCCCCGGCACCCCCACCGCTTCGGTCGCGAGGAGCTGATTGCGTCCGTCGCGGAGGACCTCCAGATGCCGGTGGACCAGGCGGAGCTGGTCATCCGCGCGGTGCTGCGCGCCTTCCAGGACCAGATTTCAGAAGGCGAGGCGGACAAGGTGGCCAGCAACCTGCCCGCGGACCTGCAGGCCCTCTGGCGCCTCACGCAGTAG
- a CDS encoding S1 family peptidase, whose translation MDPEPPGPAGSLGQALVQGTDAPGDPAAVALVARRTRCGGEAPVLLCSGALIAPDVVLTAAHCLAVFTEDGPYEVFVGPTLLPEPGPGGRFVRVTRAVSHPKFVPATHIWDAALLRLAVPVTDVPPLRLPQAGDAPVAPGDLVRAVGYGDTKDAARPMGQRLQGLLQVTGVTDSGFQAGPAPAMTCVGDSGGPVLGGPAGNEVLLGLTISGDVACRTEAVQLRVDALEDFVRPFLEEAPPPAPTETLPLDALCEASCASDADCPSGLQCVSAGDDPARCLLPALQAGTYGAACTEDAACGEQGVCARLEVDGDDACRCFTPCEATVDPLTPEMDRPDVKCGCGSGPGDLGATLAVLLGLFWRQSHRRIPGGRFRA comes from the coding sequence GTGGACCCCGAGCCCCCCGGACCCGCCGGGAGCCTGGGGCAGGCCCTGGTCCAGGGGACGGACGCGCCCGGGGACCCGGCGGCGGTGGCGCTGGTGGCCCGGCGCACGCGCTGTGGAGGGGAGGCTCCGGTGCTCCTCTGCTCGGGCGCCCTCATCGCCCCGGACGTGGTGCTGACGGCGGCGCACTGCCTGGCCGTCTTCACGGAGGACGGGCCCTACGAGGTCTTCGTGGGCCCCACGCTGCTCCCGGAGCCCGGGCCCGGCGGGCGGTTCGTGCGGGTCACCCGGGCGGTGTCCCACCCGAAGTTCGTCCCGGCCACGCACATCTGGGACGCCGCGCTCCTGCGGCTGGCGGTGCCCGTCACGGACGTCCCGCCCCTCCGGCTCCCCCAGGCGGGGGACGCCCCGGTGGCACCCGGAGACCTCGTGCGGGCGGTGGGCTACGGCGACACGAAGGACGCGGCCCGGCCCATGGGCCAGCGGCTGCAGGGCCTGCTCCAGGTGACGGGCGTCACCGACAGCGGCTTCCAGGCCGGCCCCGCCCCAGCCATGACCTGCGTGGGAGACAGCGGAGGCCCGGTGCTGGGGGGCCCGGCGGGGAACGAGGTGCTCCTGGGCCTCACCATCAGCGGTGACGTGGCCTGCCGCACGGAGGCGGTCCAGCTGCGGGTGGACGCGCTGGAGGACTTCGTCCGCCCCTTCCTGGAGGAGGCCCCACCCCCCGCGCCCACGGAGACGCTGCCCCTGGACGCCCTCTGTGAGGCGTCCTGCGCGAGCGATGCGGACTGCCCCTCGGGGCTGCAGTGCGTCAGCGCGGGGGATGACCCGGCCCGGTGCCTCCTGCCCGCGCTCCAGGCCGGGACCTACGGCGCGGCCTGTACGGAGGACGCCGCCTGCGGAGAGCAGGGCGTGTGCGCCCGGCTGGAGGTGGACGGGGACGACGCCTGCCGCTGCTTCACCCCCTGCGAGGCCACCGTCGACCCGCTGACACCGGAGATGGACCGGCCCGACGTCAAATGCGGGTGCGGCAGCGGCCCCGGTGACCTGGGCGCTACACTCGCCGTCCTGCTGGGGCTGTTCTGGCGACAGTCCCACCGCAGGATTCCAGGAGGTCGGTTCCGGGCGTGA
- a CDS encoding SRPBCC family protein, with product MSGMTRRWGLALAVVLAAGVAGAEEWETVAKTPYLIKVRPRPGTKAKDIWAEGELKASAERIQTVLEDQGSYRLFMPYVKESRVVRPTDDGGRLTYTRLDLPVVSSRDYICHVVTESKVAPDGTGVYQQRWKAEPDAFPARRDVVRLRLNEGSWKVEPKGEDTSWVVYKFTVDPAGSIPGFLAGMGQKDAVVDTLRAVEKRARTLPVEPPPAK from the coding sequence ATGTCGGGAATGACGCGGCGCTGGGGCCTGGCCCTGGCGGTGGTGCTGGCGGCGGGCGTGGCGGGGGCGGAGGAGTGGGAGACGGTGGCGAAGACGCCCTACTTGATCAAGGTGCGGCCCCGTCCGGGGACGAAGGCGAAGGACATCTGGGCGGAAGGCGAGCTCAAGGCGAGCGCGGAGCGGATCCAGACGGTGCTGGAGGACCAGGGGTCGTACCGGCTCTTCATGCCGTACGTGAAGGAGTCGCGGGTGGTGCGGCCCACGGACGACGGCGGGCGGCTCACGTACACGCGGCTGGACCTGCCGGTGGTGTCCTCGCGCGACTACATCTGCCACGTGGTGACGGAGTCGAAGGTCGCGCCGGACGGGACGGGCGTGTACCAGCAGCGCTGGAAGGCGGAGCCGGACGCGTTCCCCGCCCGGCGGGACGTGGTGCGCCTGCGGCTGAACGAGGGCAGCTGGAAGGTGGAGCCGAAGGGCGAGGACACGTCCTGGGTCGTCTACAAGTTCACGGTGGACCCCGCGGGCTCCATCCCGGGGTTCCTGGCCGGCATGGGGCAGAAGGACGCGGTGGTGGACACGCTGCGAGCGGTGGAGAAGCGGGCGCGGACGCTGCCCGTGGAGCCGCCTCCCGCGAAGTAG
- a CDS encoding FadR/GntR family transcriptional regulator, whose protein sequence is MGMGRGGLVAYVEAQLERDIALGRVHPSGQFGPEAKLARRFNVCRGTLREALRRLAARGLVGQHPGRRTRAVAMDESLTLENLGLAMHDVRSPNARWLLEGYFSLRRQVLVELLADCCARASDLDLDRLRYTCFQLQDAARWESGATCAQAEFELLRLAARVAARPGHVLLVQSLQRAFLGGAPQLLPLMGGEALREWALCAMRVVSERDTQALQHELPALLKACDERLLNAFAPVPKEPASPSPEGHSEPVTMDTEELGVSARPDEKVAPVESDSGMSLTPAPPERVPSHSSGTCAEDVMGTVLGGLSDERTGSDASCPENGLQTEAPPASDRERPHGVNHLREGVLLHVGRWASRLWRLIAHSLGLPDS, encoded by the coding sequence ATGGGGATGGGACGAGGCGGACTCGTGGCGTATGTAGAGGCGCAGCTGGAGCGCGATATCGCGCTGGGACGGGTGCATCCGAGCGGGCAGTTCGGCCCGGAAGCGAAGCTGGCGCGTCGCTTCAACGTGTGCCGGGGCACCCTACGCGAAGCGCTGCGGCGACTGGCGGCACGGGGCCTGGTGGGGCAGCACCCTGGCCGCAGGACGCGCGCGGTGGCCATGGATGAGTCGCTGACGCTGGAGAACCTGGGGCTGGCAATGCATGACGTGCGCTCGCCGAACGCACGGTGGCTCTTGGAGGGTTACTTCAGCCTCAGGCGGCAGGTATTGGTGGAGCTTCTGGCGGACTGCTGCGCGAGGGCCTCGGACCTCGACTTGGACCGGCTGAGGTACACGTGCTTCCAGCTCCAGGACGCGGCGCGCTGGGAGTCGGGGGCAACCTGCGCGCAGGCGGAATTCGAGCTGCTGCGACTGGCAGCGCGGGTGGCGGCGCGGCCCGGGCACGTGCTCCTTGTTCAGTCCCTGCAGCGGGCATTCCTGGGAGGAGCCCCCCAGTTGCTGCCGCTCATGGGTGGAGAGGCGCTGCGCGAGTGGGCCCTCTGTGCCATGAGAGTGGTGTCTGAGCGCGATACACAGGCCCTCCAACACGAGCTGCCGGCATTGCTCAAGGCGTGCGACGAGCGCCTGCTGAACGCCTTCGCCCCTGTTCCAAAGGAACCTGCGTCTCCCTCTCCTGAGGGCCACTCCGAGCCAGTCACCATGGACACCGAGGAGCTCGGGGTCTCTGCTCGCCCCGATGAGAAGGTTGCCCCTGTGGAGTCCGACAGCGGGATGTCGCTGACTCCAGCGCCCCCGGAGCGCGTCCCATCCCATTCCAGTGGGACGTGCGCCGAGGATGTGATGGGCACGGTCTTGGGAGGATTGTCCGATGAGCGGACAGGTTCTGACGCCTCGTGTCCGGAGAATGGACTCCAGACCGAGGCCCCACCCGCCAGCGACCGCGAACGCCCTCATGGGGTGAATCATTTAAGAGAGGGCGTACTGCTTCACGTGGGCCGGTGGGCTTCGCGCCTCTGGCGGTTGATTGCCCACTCCCTGGGCCTCCCTGATTCATGA